A stretch of the Mesorhizobium sp. Pch-S genome encodes the following:
- a CDS encoding oligosaccharide flippase family protein, with product MLLRSTLIYAPAILLTRISALLLLVIMTRMIDQNQYGLLTLVVTVGEMTDVAVTSWLRISLLRLGGKGDISKGSLILAGQVLLATTTIALVISAIASVLIVPEHWGEFALAVGSYLIAGSIGRFALTVLQMQQRHSVYSMLEALRSLLQLVLPIAAVFLFQRSFLAVSLGSSLGMLIAGITAGIVASRHIVPGPSRFTRQEFFAFGAPLVIMALVGFGLNSAERLFLKVYYDASAVAVFAAAYALARQPIDMIANAINTGAFPEVVNRFDEEGPEASSRLLSQLMALMMRLCLPVAAMLVALSTDITRLMLPADYHGRFGLLFPVIAFSVLCTNLATFVYGVVVHAHKRPWLLIIVNFVGSVGTISLSFLLIPTMAELGAALALAGGSVAALASCIVIAQRLTPVPVPWRDIGVSVIISASTGVAAALTAALLSHAPPILPLAAGGSAGTATFFALICMFYPTEAMLFIDKVKARLPILQGRR from the coding sequence TTGCTGCTTCGCTCAACGCTTATATACGCCCCGGCGATCCTGCTGACACGCATTTCCGCTTTGCTCCTGCTGGTCATCATGACCCGCATGATCGACCAGAACCAGTATGGCCTGCTGACGCTGGTGGTTACGGTCGGCGAAATGACGGATGTCGCCGTCACCAGCTGGCTGCGCATTTCACTGCTGAGACTCGGCGGCAAGGGCGACATCAGCAAGGGCAGCCTGATCCTGGCGGGACAGGTGCTTCTGGCCACGACGACCATTGCACTGGTCATCTCCGCGATTGCCTCGGTGCTCATCGTGCCGGAGCATTGGGGCGAGTTTGCCTTAGCCGTCGGCAGCTACCTGATCGCCGGCTCCATCGGCCGCTTTGCCTTGACCGTCCTGCAGATGCAGCAGCGGCATTCGGTCTATTCGATGCTCGAAGCCTTGCGCAGCCTGCTGCAGCTGGTCCTGCCGATCGCCGCCGTCTTCCTGTTCCAGCGCTCCTTCCTGGCGGTGTCCCTCGGCTCTAGCCTCGGCATGCTGATTGCCGGTATCACGGCGGGCATCGTCGCATCCCGACACATCGTTCCGGGTCCGTCACGCTTCACGCGCCAGGAGTTTTTTGCCTTCGGCGCTCCCCTGGTCATCATGGCCCTGGTCGGCTTCGGTCTGAACAGCGCCGAGCGACTGTTCCTCAAGGTCTATTACGACGCCAGCGCCGTGGCGGTCTTTGCTGCAGCTTATGCGTTGGCCCGACAGCCGATCGACATGATTGCCAATGCAATCAACACCGGCGCCTTCCCGGAAGTGGTGAACCGCTTCGACGAAGAGGGGCCCGAGGCGTCAAGCCGTCTGCTGTCGCAACTCATGGCCCTGATGATGCGCCTTTGCCTGCCGGTCGCGGCAATGCTGGTGGCGCTCAGCACCGACATCACACGGCTCATGCTGCCTGCTGACTATCATGGCCGCTTCGGCCTGCTGTTTCCGGTCATCGCCTTCAGCGTGCTCTGCACCAATCTCGCAACCTTCGTCTATGGTGTCGTGGTGCACGCGCACAAACGACCCTGGTTACTGATCATCGTCAATTTCGTCGGCTCGGTCGGGACGATTTCGCTGTCTTTCCTGCTGATCCCCACCATGGCGGAACTGGGTGCCGCCCTGGCTCTGGCGGGCGGATCGGTCGCGGCCCTGGCGAGTTGCATCGTCATCGCCCAAAGGCTGACGCCGGTGCCCGTGCCGTGGCGCGACATCGGCGTTTCCGTCATCATCTCCGCGAGCACTGGCGTGGCTGCCGCCCTCACCGCGGCCCTGCTCAGCCATGCGCCGCCGATCCTGCCGCTGGCAGCCGGCGGCAGCGCCGGTACCGCGACCTTCTTTGCGCTGATCTGTATGTTCTATCCGACCGAGGCGATGCTGTTCATCGACAAGGTCAAGGCGCGACTGCCGATCCTGCAAGGCAGGAGGTAA